The DNA segment TTTCTTTTATGATTGGGGTTATTTTAGTCAACATCCTGAGGAAATACTACTCCCTTTTAAATTAACACCTAAATTTGAGTTTACAGGCTTTGCAGGACTTGCTAGCCATGGCGCTGCTATAGCAGTTATAATTACCATGGTTTACTACAGTAAAAAAATAATACATCGCCCTTTACTTTGGGTATTAGACAGGGTTGTAATACCTGTAACCAGCGGAGGTGTTTTTGTTCGATTTGGTAACTTTATGAACTCTGAAATATTGGGAGAGAAAACAAGTCAAAGCTTACCTACAGCTGTAAAATTTGTAAGAGGAGAAGACAACCTTAATAAATATGAGGTAATGAAAACAACTGGTGTCAATAATTATAACCAAGCCTATAATTTAATTGAAAAAGACCCGCAATTTGCCGATAAACTAGCTGCTATACCTTACCGACATCCTGCACAACTGTATGAGGCAGCAGGCTATGTTATTGTATTTATAATCTTATATTATTTGTACTGGAAAACAGACGCTAGAAAAAAGCACGGACTATTATTTGGTATATTTTTATCGCTATTATGGACAGTGCGTTTTATAGTAGAGTTTGTAAAACAAAGTCAAGGAGGCTTTGAAGGAGAAAACCCAGTATTACTAACAGGGCAATGGCTTAGTTTACCATTTATACTAGTTGGTTTCTACTTTATGTTTACCGCAAAAAACAGAACCGAAACGTTATAAAAATACATATCTATTTAAACTTAAAAAGACCACCTATTTAGGTGGTCTTTTTTATTATATGCTTTTATAAAATTGCTTTATTAATCTGTAAGTTTAAAATTATAAACTATAGTACCTACTTGTTTATCTGTATCACCTTCATCAAACTTAGCACT comes from the Flavobacterium arcticum genome and includes:
- the lgt gene encoding prolipoprotein diacylglyceryl transferase, translated to MTHALSIVWNPSEGIDLGFFMIRYYSLMFVVAFGLGWFLTKKIFDREGESVEKLDKLFIYTLIATLLGARLGHVFFYDWGYFSQHPEEILLPFKLTPKFEFTGFAGLASHGAAIAVIITMVYYSKKIIHRPLLWVLDRVVIPVTSGGVFVRFGNFMNSEILGEKTSQSLPTAVKFVRGEDNLNKYEVMKTTGVNNYNQAYNLIEKDPQFADKLAAIPYRHPAQLYEAAGYVIVFIILYYLYWKTDARKKHGLLFGIFLSLLWTVRFIVEFVKQSQGGFEGENPVLLTGQWLSLPFILVGFYFMFTAKNRTETL